A stretch of Apis cerana isolate GH-2021 linkage group LG1, AcerK_1.0, whole genome shotgun sequence DNA encodes these proteins:
- the LOC114577099 gene encoding uncharacterized protein LOC114577099 — translation MFQRFLHDNSGAYNCSFDYLLLSRILFYVNCVVYRLNEESKRIPLKNAGSDNCMVRDQEVYFHRRLYRSFAEKEISGLLSMNGQHSHSMMYKWQRTTTASMINSHHAYTSA, via the exons ATGTTTCAACGCTTTTTACATGATAATAGTGGCGCTTACAATTGTTCGtttgattatttgttattgtcAAGGATACTATTCTATGTAAATTGTGTAGTTTATCGGTTAAACGAAG AATCGAAAAGAATTCCATTAAAGAATGCCGGCAGCGATAATTGCATGGTTCGTGACCAAGAAGTATATTTTCACAGACGACTGTACCGGAGTTTCGCGGAGAAAGAGATTTCCGGGCTCCTTTCAATGAACGGCCAACATTCTC atagtaTGATGTACAAGTGGCAAAGGACGACAACCGCCTCGATGATTAATTCGCATCACGCGTATACAAGCGCATAA